Within Phycisphaerales bacterium, the genomic segment ACCAATAGCGTTGGCGTCTAGGTCGATTATCGACCACCCCGATATCCGAAATCACATTATTCGCGACTTTTCGTCGTTTGGGCGATATATAACGCACAGATATCAGACGTGCCGCCTACTGAGACATTGCCCATCTGCAACACTGGGAGCGCACGGCTCACTATTGCTCTTGGGGGCAGGTCCCACCTTGGACTGCACGCCGTCAGGCACAGGGAAACGGGTGACTCACTCTTGACGGTGGGAAGTGGCATCGAGCGCCGCCAGGATCGCCGGCAGGCGTTGCGGGTCCAGGCCGCTGCCGCCGCGCTCCCAGCGCGCGATCGTGGGCTGCGGGCAGCCGAGTCGAGCCGCCAGCTCGGCCTGCGAAAGTCCGGCCTCGCGCCGGGCCGCCCGCAACATTTCTCCGAGACCCGCAGCGATGACACTGGCGGCGGCCAGTTGATTTGCGGCGCGTTGCAGTCGGGCCTTGGCGGTCATGGTTCCAGATCCAGTTGTCCCCGGATGGCCCAGTGGTGTTCCAGCGCCTCTTGCAGAGCCGGGAGGAGTTCCTTGGGATCAAAGACCGGATCGTCGAACCAATCGATCGCCGCGAGAACCTCGGTGTCACTCACGGAGAGCGTGACGCCGGGAGGTAGCCTGAAATCTTGTGGAAATTGAGAACGTGGGGCATCCTGCTGGTGCGTTTGAAACGAGAGTCGTTTCCCAGGAGGAGCCCGATGGCTACTACAACCGGACGAGGATCGAGCGTCAAGCGGCGGGACGAGGCGGGGGCGGACGAGGCCGTGCAGGTGGTTCGGGACCAGGTCGAGGAACTGGCCCGGCTGGGGGCCCGGCAGATG encodes:
- a CDS encoding helix-turn-helix transcriptional regulator, producing MTAKARLQRAANQLAAASVIAAGLGEMLRAARREAGLSQAELAARLGCPQPTIARWERGGSGLDPQRLPAILAALDATSHRQE